GTAAATAATTCTTTTCAGCACGAATATTTTTAGATATTGGACCATCAGGTAAGTAAGTTGGGCAAACAATTGTCCAATTTAATTGACTTTCATTTAATATGTCATAAGCTTTTTCATGATCGGTTGCTGCAGTTGTTGATTTTCGTTTTGATTCAGAGCTTTTATAACGTAAAATGGTTGGATCTACTCTTGATTGTAAAATACCAGCAGTTCCAATTGTAACGATCCTACCTATTTGTTTCTTTTCAAGAAGAGGGATTAGTAGTCCCATCGTTTTTGATAAACTATTCTCACCACCAGTATTTAAGGCAGAAATTACTCCCTCAACTTTTTCTACAGCTAAAATTAAATCTTTTTCATTTAACGTATTTCCTTTTAATACTGTAAGAGCTTCATGATGAATCGTTATTTTTTGTTCATCTCTAACTAAAGCGATTACTTCACATTTAGCCTCTAATAATAATTCCACTAAAAAAGAACCGACTCTTCCAGTAGCTCCTAATAATAATATTTTCATAACATCACCTTGCTGTATTGTACAATATTTTTATTAATTATGTCTCTTATATAAACTTAAACATATGATTTCTGATAATGTAAGTGCTTTTTAAGCTTAATATTAATTCAATATAAAAGTTATGATAGAATGAAATGAACATCCTAAAATATAGAAATGAGGGGTAAATATGGCAATGACTAACATACAAGAACAATTTACTGACTATTTAAAGAAGATCGAAAATTATAATGAAGCAATTAATGTTATGTATTGGGACCTAAGAACGGGAGCGCCTAAAAATGGAGCTGAACAAAGATCAAATGTCATCAGTCAGCTTTCTGCAGAAGTATTTGAAATGACAACATCAAGAACGATGGAAAACTATTTAAATTTATTGGAAAAAGAAATAGGCACAGGAAACTTAAATGAAATCATTGAAAAATCGGTTAAGGAATGTAGAAAAAATTATGATTTAAATTGTAAAATCCCAAAAAATGAATATGCAGAATATGTAAAACTGTGTTCTTTAAGTGAAAATGCTTGGGAAGATGCTAAAAATGAAGGTGACTTTAGTAAGTTCCAACCATATTTAGAAAAAATTGTAGCAATGAAAAAGAAATTCATTGAATATTGGGGTTACAAGGATAAGAAATATGATACTTTATTAAGCTTTTATGAGCCTGGTATGACAACTGCGAAGCTTGATGAAGTTTTTGGTAAAGTAAGAGAAAGTCTTGTACCATTAGTTGCGAAAATTTCAAATTCGCAAACTAAATTAATTCGCGAAGAATTGACACAACCGATCTCAATTGATCTTCAAAAAGAAGTTAGTGAAGAGATACTTGTAAAATTAGGTTATAATTTCGATTCAGGTCGTTTAGATGAAACAGTTCATCCATTTCAGATTACATTAAATCCTGGTGATGTTCGTGTAACAACGAAATATATTGAAGATAATTTTATGAGTGCGCTTTTTGGAACCATTCACGAGTGTGGACATGCACTTTATGAGCAAAATATATCATCGAATATAATTGGGACACCATTATGTGAAGGTGCATCGATGGGAATTCACGAATCTCAATCACTATTCTTTGAAAATATGATTGGAAGGAGTAAAGAGTTTTGGGAAGCTCAGTATGAAAATTTAATTGCAAAAACTGGTGATTATTTTAAAAATTTATCGGTAGAAGAATTTTATAAAGCAATTAACCATAGTGAGCCTTCGTTAATTCGAATTGAAGCGGACGAATGTACATACCCATTACATATAATGGTTCGATATGAAATTGAGAAAGAACTGTTTGACGGTGATTTACAAGTAAAGGATTTGCCGAAAGTATGGAATGATAAAATGGAAGAATACTTAGGTATCGTTCCATCAAACGATCGAGAGGGCGTTCTTCAAGATGTTCACTGGGCAGGAGGAGATTTTGGTTATTTTCCTTCGTATGCATTAGGTGCGATGTACGCTGCACAGTTTAAGCATAAAATGAAACAGGATTTAAGCGATTATGAAACGATTTTAAAAAGCGGTGAAATTCATCAAATTGTTAATTGGCTAACCCTTAATATTCACCAATATGGAAAACTAAAAGAACCGAAAGAATTATTAGTAGATGTTACTGGTGAAGATTTAAATGTAAAATACTTTATTGAATACTTGGAAGATAAATACTCTAAATTGTATAATTTAGTATAATCTAATTCGTGTGGATGGAGGTTGTTAAGAACCTCCCCATACTCATTATTAAAGAAAACATAAATAAATGATTAATTCTAAGTTATTATTTTTTATGTTTTTTTAATAAGTTCAAAGAATAGACATATTTAGATATTTAATAAAATACTTTTTTATAGTATTATAGATAAAAATGAAAGCGTGTTCACAATTGCTTATTAAGATTAGTTGAATTTAATTAGGTGAAAGATTGAAGATCTAACGGAACTAAAATTAAGTTCGAAATTTATTCGCATTTAGAAAGTCTTAAGTTATTTTTTTATAGTATTATAGATAAAAATGAAAGCGTGTTCATACTTTTTTTGAAAAGGAGGTAATTTGAATGTTTTTTAGGACAGCCAGATATTTAGAACGAAATATTGAAGAAAAACGAATCAAGTTGCAAGAAGCTCAAAATCAAAATAATGACAATCATCAAGAAGTAGTAAAGATTCGTCATCAGTTGGACACTGATTTAAGAGAACTACAGAAATTATTGAAAACGGTTACAGTTAAACAATCAAAAATTAATATTAAACCAATATGAAACAATCGTAATAAGACCACAAATTATTTTTTGTGGTCTTATTTTTTTCTTAGGGGCTATTAGTAAACAAATACCTAAATTTATTTTTTATTAATAAGGTTTAAAGTTCTTTAATAAAAAATATTATTTATAGATTCTATTATAAAAATGGCTAGAACAAGGGTGGTTAGTACATATGAAGGAAGTTCATCGTTTGTTTGTAAACTGATCTTAAAAAATTAACAAACGATTTGTAGTGAAAAATGCTAATTATGTAGCTTGTTTAAAAAATTAAACCAACTAGTTAAAAATCACTAATCAAAATTAAAATCTCCTAAATATAATAGAGTATATCGATTAATATCCATTTTTTTATAAAAATGTGGAATGAGGTTCTAGATGGATTTCGAACTGGCAAGTCGTATTAGAAGATTGTTTGCAGCTTGGATCGATGGCTCATTAAATCTTTTATTTTCTAAACTAGGGTTACTAATACTTGGGTTAGAAAGTAAAGACATTTTAGATTTATTTATGTTTAGTAGTAAGCAACTGTTTTTATATTCAATTTGGTCGCTATTATATATTTTCCTATTTTATGTCATTGTACCTACTTATATTTGGAACGGACAAACAATAGGAAAAAGATTATTAAGTATTATGGTTGTGAGGGATACAGATGACTTAGTTGATTTTAAAACAATGACATACCGTTCGATATTTGCTTTTGGTTGTCAGCTGAATTTCCCAATATTTATAGAAGCAATTGGAATTTTGTATCTAATTGATCTATTTTATATCTTCCGAAAAGATCGGAAAACATTGCATGATTTAATCGCTAAAACGAAGGTTGTCTATTATTAATAGCATAAAAAAATACCCTTTAAAGCTATTTACAAGCTTTAAAGGGTATTTAACTATTTATCTTATAATGATGCTAAATATTCATCTAGTTGGTCAAACGTACCAGTAAAGCCTTGTTGCATAGAATCTTTATTTGCAATAAATGCAGCAACTTCTTCATCAGTAGCATTGATTGGAAAACCTTTTAATGTAATAGTTGTTTTACCATCATTTTCTTCTAAAGTTAAAGTGTTTTGAATTTCTAATGGCCAAACTTCAAAGAATGGAGCGCGAACCATATTACCCTCTTGATCGGAGAATGAATTAATAAATACAATTTTCTCAGGTTCAATAATTTCACCAAAAACAAATAATCCCCACATAACGAATCCTTCTGGTGATGCCATTTTATAGTGGAATTTACCTCCTGGTCTAAATTCTAACGTTGCTACATCCATTTCAAAGCCTTTTGGACCCCACCAGTTTTTAAGGTGTTCTGCTTCTGACCAAACCTTGAATACTAATTCACGAGGCGCATCAACAACCCTTGTTAAAACTAATCCTTGCTCATCGACATTAAACGTATTTTTGCTCATTATTAATTCCTCCATTTATTTTATTATTTAGAAAATTAGACATTATTTCCTCCTTTAAAATCTAGATACTTCTCCTTTCACTAATAGTTAGTACTAATTAAATTGTGTGCACTGAATTTGTTAAGATTATTTGCCTTGTAATTTTTTTAAATAATCGTCCAATTGATCGAATCTCTGTTCCCAGACGTGACGGAATGACTTAATCCACGAATCCATTTCTTTTAGCGGCTGGGGTCTTAGTTTATAAATTCTTTTATTGGCGATTGGTTGAACTTCGACAAGCCCAGCTTCACTTAGAACGCGAAGATGCTTTGAAACCTGTGGTTGTTTAAGTCCTAAGCTTTCAGCAATTTCACCGACAGATAGAGGACCGTCACGTAAGAGTTCGACAATCTGTAACCGGTTCGGCTCTGCAAGAGCAATTAAAGTCGAATTCATAAATTGAATATACCTCATGATGAATATTCCTGTCAAGGAATATTCGAATTGTAAATTTTTGTTGTCTAAAAAATACCTGAGTAGTATTAACGAAGTGATTAGACAATATTCAATTTGTCGAGAAATATTATTTGAAAAGTAAGATAATTCTTATTTATCCACATATTTTTTATGTTACTATTTAGCTGACTTATAAATTTGTTTTTAAAAGGTGGGAGTTTTGATGAGCTTAAAAGATTATGAGGCTTCGTTTTTAGGTTATGTAAGAAAAATGTTAAACATTGAAGAAGCAATTAGTGTTTTATATTGGGATCTTCGAACAGGTGCACCTAAAAAT
This genomic interval from Gottfriedia acidiceleris contains the following:
- a CDS encoding NAD(P)-dependent oxidoreductase, with product MKILLLGATGRVGSFLVELLLEAKCEVIALVRDEQKITIHHEALTVLKGNTLNEKDLILAVEKVEGVISALNTGGENSLSKTMGLLIPLLEKKQIGRIVTIGTAGILQSRVDPTILRYKSSESKRKSTTAATDHEKAYDILNESQLNWTIVCPTYLPDGPISKNIRAEKNYLPIDGHRITTGDTAFFAFKEFFECNFSKSRVGICN
- a CDS encoding carboxypeptidase M32, producing MAMTNIQEQFTDYLKKIENYNEAINVMYWDLRTGAPKNGAEQRSNVISQLSAEVFEMTTSRTMENYLNLLEKEIGTGNLNEIIEKSVKECRKNYDLNCKIPKNEYAEYVKLCSLSENAWEDAKNEGDFSKFQPYLEKIVAMKKKFIEYWGYKDKKYDTLLSFYEPGMTTAKLDEVFGKVRESLVPLVAKISNSQTKLIREELTQPISIDLQKEVSEEILVKLGYNFDSGRLDETVHPFQITLNPGDVRVTTKYIEDNFMSALFGTIHECGHALYEQNISSNIIGTPLCEGASMGIHESQSLFFENMIGRSKEFWEAQYENLIAKTGDYFKNLSVEEFYKAINHSEPSLIRIEADECTYPLHIMVRYEIEKELFDGDLQVKDLPKVWNDKMEEYLGIVPSNDREGVLQDVHWAGGDFGYFPSYALGAMYAAQFKHKMKQDLSDYETILKSGEIHQIVNWLTLNIHQYGKLKEPKELLVDVTGEDLNVKYFIEYLEDKYSKLYNLV
- a CDS encoding aspartyl-phosphate phosphatase Spo0E family protein, translating into MFFRTARYLERNIEEKRIKLQEAQNQNNDNHQEVVKIRHQLDTDLRELQKLLKTVTVKQSKINIKPI
- a CDS encoding RDD family protein, giving the protein MDFELASRIRRLFAAWIDGSLNLLFSKLGLLILGLESKDILDLFMFSSKQLFLYSIWSLLYIFLFYVIVPTYIWNGQTIGKRLLSIMVVRDTDDLVDFKTMTYRSIFAFGCQLNFPIFIEAIGILYLIDLFYIFRKDRKTLHDLIAKTKVVYY
- a CDS encoding SRPBCC family protein produces the protein MSKNTFNVDEQGLVLTRVVDAPRELVFKVWSEAEHLKNWWGPKGFEMDVATLEFRPGGKFHYKMASPEGFVMWGLFVFGEIIEPEKIVFINSFSDQEGNMVRAPFFEVWPLEIQNTLTLEENDGKTTITLKGFPINATDEEVAAFIANKDSMQQGFTGTFDQLDEYLASL
- a CDS encoding ArsR/SmtB family transcription factor; translated protein: MNSTLIALAEPNRLQIVELLRDGPLSVGEIAESLGLKQPQVSKHLRVLSEAGLVEVQPIANKRIYKLRPQPLKEMDSWIKSFRHVWEQRFDQLDDYLKKLQGK